In Cutaneotrichosporon cavernicola HIS019 DNA, chromosome: 1, one DNA window encodes the following:
- a CDS encoding uncharacterized protein (Tryptophan synthase alpha chain), which translates to MAEAIKQVFASKKEQDQAAFITFLTAGFPTADATVPLMLAMEKGGADIIELGVPFSDPSADGPVIQEANTIAIQNGVDYRKCLDYVREARTKGLKAPVIFMGYYNSFLAYGEEKAVKDAKDAGANGYIVVDLPPEEAMQFRNVCKDTGMSYVPLVAPATTIDRVKFLATIADSFIYVVSKMGTTGSSSGSKINVALPDLLHRIRNFTPVPLAVGFGVDDRTHFEFIAAAGADAVVVGSKVIKIVREAPQGQAESAIEAYCRSMTLIDQPPVTRATLSSKAALSKPEPALPIPPSTADDKGKYTVRAGERLPSKFGPFGGAFVPEALVGCLNELEDEYVRASKDPKFWKEYEDMFEYIGRPSSLYFADRMTEKMGGARIWLKREDLNHTGSHKLNNAIGQILLAKRLGKTRIIAETGAGQHGVATATVCAKFGLECVIYMGAEDVRRQEMNVFRIKMLGATVVPVTSGSQTLKDAVNDAMREWVTRLDTTHYLIGSAIGPHPFPTIVRDFQRVIGREIKSQAAEKWGGLPDAVVACVGGGSNAIGTFYDFIEDKSVRLIGVEAGGHGIDTDGHSATLVKGVPGVVHGAASYIIQDLMGQLTPTHSISAGLDYNSVGPEHAYLKSIGRAEYIAADDVQALTAFRWLTQNEGIIPALESSHALWGGFQLAKTLPKDKNVVICLSGNGAKDVEEVLLTLRKKEWADKLDWHVAA; encoded by the exons ATGGCCGAGGCTATCAAGCAAGTATTCGCGTCCAAGAAGGAGCAG GACCAGGC GGCGTTTATTACCTTCCTCACGGCGGGCTTTCCCACCGCCGATGCGACGGTGCCGCTCATGCTCGCCATGGAGAAGGGTGGCGCCGACATTATTGAGCTTGGCGTTCCCTTCTCTGACCCGTCGGCTGACGGGCCTGTCATCCAAGAGGCCAACACT ATCGCCATCCAGAACGGCGTCGACTACCGCAAGTGTCTGGACTACGTGCGCGAGGCTCGCACCAAGGGTCTCAAGGCGCCCGTCATCTTCATGGGTTACTACAACTCGTTCCTTGCGtacggcgaggagaaggctgtCAAGGATGCCAaggacgccggcgccaacggctacattgtcgtcgacctTCCCCCCGAGGAGGCCATGCAGTTCCGCAACGTCTGCAAGGACACGGGTATGTCGTACGTCCCCCTTGTCGCGCCCGCGACCACCATCGACCGTGTCAAGTTCCTCGCGACTATTGCCGACTCGTTCATCTACGTCGTCTCCAAGATGGGCACGAcgggctcgtcgtctggcaGCAAGATCAACGTCGCCCTCCCggacctcctccaccgcaTAAGGAACTTTACGCCTGTTCCCCTCGCTGTCGGcttcggcgtcgacgaccgcACCCACTTCGAGTTCATCGCCGCTGCCGgtgccgacgccgtcgttgTTGGATCCAAGGTCATCAAGATTGTCCGCGAGGCGCCTCAGGGGCAGGCTGAGTCCGCTATTGAGGCGTACTGCCGCAGCATGACTCTTATCGACCAGCCTCCCGTGACGCGCGCCACCCTTAGCAGCAAGGCTGCTCTGTCCAAGCCCGAACCCGCGCTTCCCATTCCCCCGTCTACTGCGGacgacaagggcaagtACACTGTTCGCGCGGGTGAGCGGCTCCCGTCCAAGTTTGGACCCTTCGGTGGCGCCTTTGTTCCCGAGGCCCTCGTCGGCTGTTTgaacgagctcgaggacgagtacgtCCGAGCGAGCAAAGACCCCAAGTTCTGGAAGGAGTACGAAGACATGTTCGAGTACATCGGCCGTCCTAGCAGCCTGTACTTTGCCGACCGCATGACGGAGAAGATGGGTGGAGCGAGGATCTGGCTCAAGCGTGAGGACTTGAATCACACGGGCTCGCACAAGCTCAACAACGCGATCGGCCAGATCCTTCTGGCCAAGCGCTTGGGCAAGACGCGCATCATTGCTGAGACCGGTGCCGGTCAGCACGGTGTCGCCACTGCCACGGTGTGCGCCAAGTTTGGCCTGGAGTGCGTCATCTACATGGgtgccgaggacgtgcgCCGTCAGGAGATGAACGTCTTCCGCATCAAGATGCTGGGCGCCACGGTTGTCCCCGTGACTTCCGGGTCGCAAACGCTCAAGGATGCTGTCAACGACGCTATGCGTGAGTGGGTCACGCGTCTCGACACCACACACTACCTCATTGGTTCCGCGATCGGGCCCCATCCGTTCCCCACCATCGTGCGCGACTTCCAGCGCGTGATCGGCCGCGAGATCAAGTCTCAGGCTGCGGAGAAGTGGGGCGGGCTCCCCGACGCGGTCGTAGCGTGCGTCGGTGGTGGTTCGAACGCCATCGGTACGTTCTACGACTTCATCGAGGATAAGAGCGTACGCCTCATCGgtgtcgaggccggcggtCACGGTATCGACACGGACGGCCATTCGGCCACGCTCGTCAAGGGTGTGCCAGGTGTCGTGCACGGCGCTGCGTCGTACATCATCCAGGATCTCATGGGTCAGCTCACGCCCACTCACTCGATCTCGGCTGGCCTCGACTACAACTCGGTCGGCCCCGAGCACGCGTACCTCAAGTCGATCGGTCGTGCTGAGTACATCGCTGCGGACGACGTACAGGCCCTCACCGCCTTCCGCTGGCTCACGCAGAACGAGGGCATCATCCCTGCCCTCGAGTCGAGCCACGCCCTCTGGGGAGGcttccagctcgccaagacCCTGCCCAAGGACAAGAATGTTGTCATCTGTCTCTCGGGTAACGGTGCCAaggacgttgaggaggtcctcctcaccctcaggaagaaggagtgggccgacaagctcgactgGCACGTTGCTGCTTAA
- a CDS encoding uncharacterized protein (Belongs to the eukaryotic ribosomal protein P1 P2 family): MSSELAATYAALILADEGVEITGDKITALTQAANVEVESVWAGLLAKALEGKDLKELLTNVGGGGAPVAGGAAAAGGAAGGSDDAPAEEAKEEEKEESDDDMGFGLFD, from the exons ATG TCTTCTGAGCTCGCTGCCACCTacgccgccctcatcc tcgccgacgagggtgTTGAGATCACCGGTGACAAGATCACCGCCCTCACCCAGGCTGCCAacgtcgaggttgagtCCGTCTGGgccggcctcctcgccaaggctctcgagggcaaggacctcaaggagctccTCACCAacgtcggcggtggcggtgccCCCGTTGCCGGCGgtgctgccgctgccggtGGCGCTGCTGGTGGCTCTGACGACGCCCCCGctgaggaggccaaggaggaggagaaggaggagtcggacgacgacatg GGCTTCGGTCTCTTCGACTAA
- the RPL7 gene encoding uncharacterized protein (Ribosomal L30 N-terminal domain) — MAPSTTVASAEQIAVPETLLKKRRTNDATREAKLAAAAEARKARLAKRKVIFKRADEYVKEYTAKEREEIRLKREARKTGDYYVSAQPKVFFVVRLKGISKIAPKPKKILQLLRLLQINNGVFIRVTKATEQMLRLVSPYIAYGEPNLKAIRELVYKRGYAKVNGQRIPITDNSIIEENLGKYGIVCMEDLVHEIATCGPNFKQATQSLWPFKLSNPTGGFRDRKFTGFVEGGDTGNREQHISKLIHQMV, encoded by the exons ATGGCTCCCTCTACGAC TGTTGCTTCGGCCGAG CAGATTGCCGTCCCCGAGACGCTTCTCAAGAAGCGCCGCACCAACGACGCTACCcgcgaggccaagctcgccgccgcggctgAGGCTCGCAAG gcccgcctcgccaagcgcaaggtcaTCTtcaagcgcgccgacgagtaCGTCAAGGAGTACACTGCCAAGGAGCGTGAGGAGATCCGCCTTAAGCGTGAGGCCCGCAAGACCGGCGACTACTACGTCTCGGCCCAGCCCAAGGTCTTCTTCGTCGTCCGCCTCAAGGGTATCTCCAAGATTGcccccaagcccaagaagaTCCTCCAGCTTCTCCGTCTCCTTCAGATCAACAACGGTGTCTTCATCCGCGTGACCAAGGCCACCGAGCAGATGCTCCGTCTTGTTTCGCCCTACATTGCCTACGGCGAGCCCAACCTCAAGGCCATCCGCGAGCTTGTTTACAAGCGCGGCTACGCCAAGGTCAACGGCCAGCGCATCCCCATCACTGACAACTCGATCATCGAGGAGAACCTCGGCAAGTACGGCATTGTCT GCATGGAGGACCTCGTTCACGAGATCGCCACCTGCGGCCCTAACTTCAAGCAGGCCACCCAGTCCCTCTGGCCCTTCAAGCTGTCCAACCCCACCGGCGGCTTCCGTGACCGCAAGTTCACTGGCTtcgtcgagggcggtgaCACTGGCAACCGCGAGCAGCACAtctccaagctcatccACCAGATGGTTTAA
- the sof1 gene encoding uncharacterized protein (Sof1-like domain), producing the protein MVKIKMISRSLDDHLPSSASAPHPLQRNLAPHLHPFAKPREYQRAITAAKMDRMFAKPFVASLGGHQDGAYCLGKDPRRVSVVAAGGGDGEVIVHSLSQRRSLLKIDAHKGMVGGVCWTSEARDGKRGIVTCGKLDGTIKIWRSSAFAPGLKVDDDEGGDEVLDSAGAVGEDDDDDDLAMDEDKRNTFGLNLEPSMIYTSKNGFNGIDHHRSDAMFATASSTVQVWDENRSSPLSTLQFGSSVETVTSVRFNQSETSVLASVGTDRTMCLYDIRTGKAERRIMMNMRSNALSWCPTLPTVMLLASEDHNLYTFDIRNLESPTQIYKGHVGGVMGCDWSPTGEEFVSGSWDRTVRLWKRDTGKSRDVYHTKRMQRVFDVTYTPTADFVLSASDDGNVRIWKTNASQKLGPISTKERTAMEYRQKLVEQWSSEKHVRQIAERRHLPASVHNTQKLKREMLEARKVKEDRRRKHTRAGKEKPKAERKKAIIKEQK; encoded by the exons ATGGTC AAGATCAAGATGATTTCCCGgtcgctcgacgaccatCTGCCTTCTTC CGCCTCTGCCCCTCACCCGCTGCAGCGCAACCTCGCTCCCCACTTGCATCCGTTTGCCAAGCCTCGCGAGTACCAGCGCGCTATCACCGCTGCCAAGATGGACCGCATGTTCGCCAAGCCCTTCGTTGCTTCTCTCGGGGGTCACCAGGATGGTGCCTACTGTCTGGGGAAGGACCCTCGTCGCGTCTCTGTTGTTGCTGCcggtggtggtgacggcgaggtcatTGTGCATTCGCTATCCCAACGCCGATCGCTCCTCAAGATCGACGCCCACAAGGGCATGGTCGGCGGAGTGTGCTGGACCTCGGAGGCACGCGACGGCAAGCGTGGGATTGTGACCTGCGGAAAGCTCGATGGCACGATCAAGATCtggcgctcgtcggcatTTGCGCCGGGCCTCAaggttgacgacgacgagggtggtgacgaggtgctGGACAGTGCTGGCGCGGTgggagaggacgacgacgacgacgacctcgcaATGGACGAGGATAAGAGGAATACCTTtggcctcaacctcgaaCCCAGCATGATTTACACGTCCAAGAACGGCTTCAACGGGATCGACCACCACCGCAGCGACGCCATGttcgcgacggcgtcgagtaCGGTGCAAGTCTGGGACGAGAACCGCTCCAGCCCGCTTTCGACCCTGCAATTCGGCTCGTCGGTGGAGACGGTCACCTCTGTGCGCTTCAACCAGAGCGAGACGAGCGTGCTCGCGTCCGTGGGAACCGACCGCACAATGTGCCTGTACGACATCCGTACCGGCAAGGCTGAGCGCCGAATCATGATGAACATGCGCTCAAATGCCCTTTCGTGGTGCCCCACCCTTCCAACCGTCATGCTCCTCGCATCCGAGGACCACAACTTGTACACGTTCGACATTCGCAACCTCGAATCGCCGACCCAAATTTACAAGGGTCACGTTGGTGGAGTCATGGGTTGTGACTGGA GTCCTACAGGAGAGGAGTTTGTGTCAGGATCCTGGGACCGCACGGTCCGCCTGTGGAAACGAGACACTGGCAAGTCGCGCGACGTTTACCACACCAAGCGCATGCAGCGCGTCTTTGATGTCACGTACACCCCCACTGCTGACTTTGTGCTCTCGGCGTCAGACGACGGCAATGTCCGTATCTGGAAGACGAATGCGTCGCAGAAGCTGGGGCCCATCTCCACCAAGGAACGCACGGCAATGGAGTACCGCCAGAAGCTCGTTGAGCAGTGGTCGTCGGAAAAGCACGTCCGCCAGATTGCCGAACGTCGCCACCTTCCCGCGAGCGTCCACAACACACAGAAGCTCAAGCGCGAAATGCTTgaggcgcgcaaggtcaaggaggacagGAGGCGGAAGCATACGCGTGcgggcaaggagaagcccaaggccgagcgTAAGA AGGCCATTATTAAGGAGCAGAAGTGA
- a CDS encoding uncharacterized protein (SAD/SRA domain) — translation MLTYEEQRRQNIADNEALLKSLGLHMPVVPKATPKPKLKAKPKRQVVEAAEFEDKGSSSESDEEYTSSRPRRGARERRTTRSSVTSTTTVQKPFGRVQNGPRRRAASPESDDGQPLRKAQRLGVRTQEPKQFGNIPGIEVGMWWASRMDCSTDAVHAPTVAGISGNAELGAWSVALSGGYPDDVDLGDAFTYTGSGGRDLKGTRDKPKNLRTAPQTFDQSFENSYNAALKTSAETKNPVRVIRGFKLNSPYAPAEGYRYDGLYVVERAWMAPGLTKKLKVCKYAFKRLPGQRPLPRNDEETESDVGESEENGLDEEAADDVAGDHEAAQEGRNEAEVVTLASKSVSNETTVPAPESSSEFNETPHTRRSARASAASEAPVAINGTTNGTRRSGRVSAASTSEAEGTSRRSSCVSSSITQAKSSAANGKRSGCYVAAEPRKRTNTRSSLPADTTLRRSRRSLA, via the exons ATGCTCACATACGAGGAACAGCGCCGGCAGAACATTGC GGACAACGAGGCGCTGCTCAAGTCACTTGGCCTCCACATGCCCGTGGTTCCGAAGGCCACACCTAAGCCCAAGCTAAAGGCCAAGCCTAAGCGGCaagtcgtcgaggcggccgagttCGAGGACAAGGGTTCCAGTTCCGAGTCCGACGAGGAGTACACATCCtcacggccgcggcggggCGCACGCGAGCGGCGCACCACTCGTTCTAGTGTAACTTCCACTACTACCGTACAGAAGCCCTTTGGCCGAGTACAGAACGgaccacgccgccgcgccgcgagcccagagagcgacgacggccaGCCTCTCCGTAAAGCTCAACGCTTGGGTGTGCGCACACAGGAGCC GAAACAGTTTGGGAATATCCCCGGCATCGAGGTGGGGATGTGGTGGGCCTCGCGGATGGACTGCAGCACCGATGCAGTCCACGCACCGACCGTTGCGGGTATCTCTGGTAACGCAGAGCTGGGCGCATGGAGCGTTGCTTTGAGCGGAGGATACCCTGACGA cgttgatctcggcgacgcgttCACGTACACTGGCTCTGGGGGTCGCGATCTAAAGGGTACGCGGGACAAGCCCAAGAATCTGCGTACTGCGCCTCAGACATTCGACCAGAGCTTTGAGAACAGCTACAATGCTGCGCTCAAGACGAGCGCCGAGACCAAGAACCCCGTACGTGTTATCCGGGGGTTCAAGCTCAACTCGCCTTACGCCCCGGCAGAGGGGTATCGGTACGACGGGCTATACGTTGTCGAGCGGGCTTGGATGGCGCCCGGTCTCACAAAGAAGCTCAAGGTGTGCAAGTACGCGTTCAAGCGACTGCCGGGGCAGCGGCCACTCCCAcgcaacgacgaggagacggaaAGTGATGTGGGAGAATCAGAGGAGAATGGacttgacgaggaggctgccgacgacgtggcTGGAGATCATGAGGCCGCCCAGGAAGGACGGAATGAGGCTGAGGTCGTGACCCTGGCCTCCAAGTCCGTCTCCAACGAGACAACCGTACCAGCTCCCGAATCGTCCAGCGAGTTCAACGAAACCCCGCATACCCGCCGCTCTGCCCGTGCTTCGGCTGCGTCTGAAGCCCCGGTGGCTATTAATGGCACCACGAACGGCACGCGCCGTTCAGGCCGTgtctcggccgcctcgacatCCGAAGCAGAAGGTACCTCGCGCCGTTCCAGTTGCGTGTCAAGCAGCATCACGCAGGCCAagtcctcggccgcgaaCGGAAAGCGTTCCGGTTGCTATGTTGCAGCAGAGCCTAGGAAGCGCACCAACACCCGCTCTTCACTCCCTGCGGACACAACGCTACGAAGGAGTCGGCGCAGCCTGGCCTAG